GGCAATATCAGTCGCCGACGATCGCCTTTTCTCGCAGCCCGATGCAGCTCGAACCAAAAAGTGCTTCCGGCTGCGGCTTGGCCTCTCTATCTGCACCCGAGACCAAGCCTGATTGGGCTCGTCTCGTCGGCAACATCATTCCCAAGGCGCTGCCGCTCGGCTGGTCGACGGCGCGCGACCTCGGCCTCGACGGCAATGCCCGCTACTGCCTGCTCGCCGGCGATATCGGCAACGACTACCCCCTCGTCGTCGGCAAGAGTTATGACAAAATTGAGACCGTCGGGGTCACTACAGCGGGTATCTTCGTATGGGCGACCTTCATCGTTTTGCTCGCCGCCATCGCGCTGGATCCTGGCAGTGCGCCTGCAGCGGCGGATGGAAGCGATCGCTGACACGTTGGCCCGGATCTCGGAGGGCGAGCTCGACGCCCGCATTCCGCTGCTCGGCGACGGCGACGACATCGACGTGCTCTCCGTCCGAATCAACGCAACGCTCGGCCGGCTGTCCAGCCTCTTCGAGGGCATGAAGCAGGATACAGCCGACATCGCGCATGATTTGAAGTGCCGTTGAACCGGCTCAAGGCCGACGCCCAGAGCGACCGGATCAATGCTACCTTCGACGCCCGGCTGCGCATCGCCCTGATCGAGGCCGGTGCGCGCAAGGTCCGCTTCGCGTCGATCCAGCGGAATGGTTTCCGCTGCCACTTCGGCATTCTCTTCTTTGGCAAATGCCACCCTTAGTGGGGCGGATCTCCCGTCAAATACTGTCCAAAGTCGAATAGCCGACAGCGTAAAATAATGTTGCAACGAATTGGCGGCTGGCGCGAGGTTTTGCT
Above is a genomic segment from Kaistia defluvii containing:
- a CDS encoding HAMP domain-containing protein yields the protein MEAIADTLARISEGELDARIPLLGDGDDIDVLSVRINATLGRLSSLFEGMKQDTADIAHDLKCR